Proteins encoded together in one Nostoc sp. PCC 7524 window:
- a CDS encoding VOC family protein translates to MAITLNHTIVPAHDKEASAEFFARIFGLKVENFGHFAAVRVNDTLTLDFDHRNEFESHHYAFHVSDEEFDTIFGRIKQAGLEYSSDPMHHNKGEINHRQGGRGFYFYDPNGHNLEILTRD, encoded by the coding sequence ATGGCAATCACTTTAAATCACACTATAGTTCCTGCCCATGATAAAGAAGCGTCTGCTGAGTTTTTTGCCCGGATTTTTGGTTTAAAAGTAGAAAATTTCGGTCATTTTGCTGCTGTGCGAGTTAATGACACACTCACACTTGATTTTGACCATAGGAATGAATTTGAATCTCATCATTATGCCTTTCATGTCAGCGATGAAGAATTCGATACTATCTTTGGCAGAATAAAACAGGCTGGACTGGAATATAGTAGTGATCCCATGCACCACAACAAAGGGGAAATTAATCACAGACAAGGAGGTCGTGGTTTCTATTTCTATGATCCAAATGGTCATAATCTAGAAATATTGACCCGTGATTAA
- a CDS encoding YihY/virulence factor BrkB family protein, protein MPKPRFVSFFRHLTWRTLKKTLARTIKRRLLGLAAEIAFNAMLSLFPAILAILTAIGLLEASLQDTFKQLAVQLSQIAPEEVLVLIRDFASKEITRSKNSGLFSLSFVIALWTASGAVSTAMTAFDQIHQTPPEKTRPFWQAKIISLGLTVGAILLLVLASFLVFLSDLILGFVVSGNSSLIFVLHLWKLLRWPLVLGIVATAFSFIYRYGPSVWNRGTPIMPGAMIASVFWAFLSALFRQYVANFGNYNKVYGAVGTVIVLMLWLWMSAAVLLVGDQLNVTVGEDIHSKIYGDRSPFLYDSEDRESRN, encoded by the coding sequence ATGCCAAAGCCCCGTTTTGTCAGCTTTTTTCGTCACCTTACTTGGCGTACACTCAAAAAAACTCTTGCTAGAACCATCAAAAGGCGACTTTTAGGACTGGCTGCGGAAATTGCTTTCAATGCCATGTTATCCTTATTTCCTGCAATTCTGGCAATCCTGACAGCTATTGGGTTACTAGAAGCATCTTTACAAGACACTTTCAAACAACTCGCGGTACAACTTAGTCAAATCGCACCAGAAGAAGTATTGGTGCTAATTAGAGATTTCGCCAGTAAAGAAATTACTCGCTCTAAAAATAGTGGGTTGTTTTCTTTGAGTTTTGTCATTGCACTTTGGACTGCTTCCGGCGCAGTCAGTACCGCCATGACAGCCTTTGATCAAATCCATCAAACCCCCCCAGAGAAAACCCGTCCCTTTTGGCAAGCTAAAATTATCTCTTTGGGATTAACAGTAGGTGCTATTTTGCTATTAGTATTAGCATCTTTTTTAGTATTTCTTAGTGACCTAATTTTGGGATTTGTGGTTAGTGGTAACTCATCTTTGATTTTTGTATTGCATCTTTGGAAATTATTGCGCTGGCCTTTAGTATTGGGTATCGTGGCTACAGCATTTAGTTTTATTTACCGTTACGGCCCCAGCGTTTGGAACCGAGGTACACCAATCATGCCAGGCGCAATGATCGCATCTGTATTTTGGGCGTTTTTATCTGCTTTATTTCGGCAGTATGTGGCGAATTTTGGCAACTACAACAAAGTTTATGGTGCAGTGGGGACAGTTATTGTTTTAATGCTGTGGCTGTGGATGAGTGCAGCTGTTTTATTAGTAGGCGATCAATTAAATGTTACTGTAGGCGAAGATATACACTCTAAAATTTATGGCGATCGCTCACCATTTTTGTATGATTCAGAAGATAGAGAAAGTAGAAATTGA